The window agacgacgttgtagagcagatggtcattgaattcgaagttggtcctgaatcagaagattcgtcgtcgtctgaaactgaaagttccaaggatgaagagtagaaacggaccctagacgcactctttcctagctagctgacaccccaactgggaagtttactctgttgggttactgttaacagcctgctagctataacaattatgtgcttagctttatgcaattaaccctaatcccgccttagtcccgcctttctccgcccctaactcattaaaatacaggaaattggctctattaacttcagctacgtctctgtagcccaacagtgagtgtaattagatccggcaagtgaagagctttcgattggtATCAATATCCGCCCGGAGGGCAACATCTTTGTCgcgcaaatggccacattccaccagtctctctaatgcgtgaacgcactttagtgATTTTCTTATTGAAAATTACCTTGTTGACAGAGACCATTATTGAATGTTTCCTCAAGTTCAAGAAAAACGTGTTCGCCTCTGCATAGAGGTTTGCATTAGCAATTAACATATTTGTAAGAACACCTCCAGCttcttgttccgtgcgatatttgacgagttgcagcgatgcctcgaggcataAGTCGAGTCTgaaaacgcgagggaaaattgaagcccttcacttcACTCAGTTGACCACTCTGTACGTCAGATTGCAGCTTTTGTACGCCGCTCTAGGAACTacgttcatcagtgcctgcaacggctttcccatggcagcagggCATATAAAAAACCAcgtggacgtgggaaggcaacgacaatctgGGCAGATCATCGACtaaagagaatggcactgcagatccacagagcaccatcacgactgctttcgtatcagctggctgaacAAACCAGCAAAGTGTAACGTAGAACAGTCGGTGGTCGTCTCAGTTTAATTCCAAACGAAATGACTGGATATTCTGCATTCGGATGTgtgtatatctatctatctatctatctatctatctatctatatatctatctatctatctatctatctatatatattaTGATCCAGTCTCAGGAAGGAGTACATCAGGGAGACCCCTTGGGACCAGCCCTTTTCTCATGTTCTATTCACCAAACGCTCGTGGAAATTCAAGACCGTCATTCAATGGTGGTCATTTTGGCCTACCTAGACGATGTCTTCCTTTGTGGCCCTTCTGATCTGTGTCAGCGAGCTTTTAAAGACCTACAATGTTCATTCACTCAACttggcttgtctgtctgtccaagcAAATGCCAGGCTTATTCCAGAGTCATTCCAGCTAGCTGGCCAGATGACATTCCTTTCACTTCCTCAGGCATTACTGTACTTGGCAGTCCTATTGGAGACTGTGATTACGTGCAGAATTATTGTTTATCTACTGCACTTTCTGGAGCTGAACTGTGCAACAAACTGCAAAGTTTGAATGATCCTCAGAGTGCTATGTTGATCTTGAGGCAATGTCATTCCACCCGTTTAAACCACTTGGGCAGGACAGTTCAACATACTTGGTTGACGGAAGGAGCAAGGGCACATGATGATTTGACACAACGCACTTTTTGTTCTATCCTAGGCATAATGGCTGATCCATCTCTTTATTGGAAACAGTGCTGTCTATCAATAAAAAGTGGAGGATTCGGTTTAACGATGTTGGAAGACATCTCACCTGCAGCATTCCTTGCAGCATGGTCTAACACCTTTCAACAGCTTCCCAAACGGTTTCTCACTTTTTCGAGTTATTCTCCATCTTTTCTAGGGAAGGTTCTTACGAACCTCCCTCTAGGTCATCAACTCACTGACTCTCATAAGAAACTGCTATCCATCTTGGAAAGCGGCTGTGATTACGCTCACTTATCTCTAGAGGACTTGCTGACAGAACCTGACAAGCTACAGCACAGACTTACTTCAGCTATTAATCAAGGCAGAGAGGCAACTTTGCTAGCCTTGTCTATCGATGACCAGTGTTCTGCTCGTTTGAGATCTGTTGCAGGAAAGGAAGCTGGAGCTTGGCTTCACGCAATCCCATCCGACGATGAGCTCGCTATTGAAACTCGCGAATATCGCTTAGCGGCTTATTTACGCTTGGGCTTGCCTATATTTGGTCAATGGGCAGTCACCTGTGATTGTGGAGCTACAGTAGACGAAGGTGCATACCACCTCTTGACATGCAAGCGTCACGGTGGCCCAATTTGGCAGCACGACTTCATTGTCTCGGCCTGGTGCAGGTGTCTAAATTCAGCTGATGTTCTCCACAAGAAGGAAGTGCGCAACCTCTATGTCGACAGCCTTGGTCGCCCGGATATTGTGACCTTTGACTCAGGTAGCTTGACCAATGCTGAGATAGATGTCTCGCTAGCTCATCCCTACAACAAGGAGGTGGTTAGCTCTAGTGCTAAAGTGACTGGCCATGCCTCCCTTGTTCgagaacaacacaagaaagagaagtACAAGCAATTTCACCATCCAGGAGGACAACGTCCAGATGTCATCCCCTTGGTAcatgaacattttgggagatggGGCAAGGAAGCCATTAACTTCCTCAAGTCCCTAGGGGATCGCTCCAAGGATGAATAtggtcaatacaacaaaaaggaTTTTATGTCAGTGTCTAGACGCCGGATTAGCGTTGCACTTCAGAAAGGCAATGCTAAAGTTATTCTAAGGAAGCTGGACAGACTAAATTATGCTTTTTCTTCGCTTGACCTTGCTTTCACAGACGTTCAGTCTTACGTTCATtagaatagacagcagttttcattagtcttttgtgctagagaaagaaattattcaataaaatctatatatctatctatctatctatctatatatacgtatatatatacaagctccaatgcccggcttcgcccgggggacaacccatgccaggtgcttctcctttgcACTTCAAGACGTTgttgccgttgcgaggaacaggtgtatcgaatcTGGCATCTATTGGACACGAATTCCGTTCGGAAATCTatcagagcagaactggaagtcatATAATTGCTGTATAGTGTTGGTTATTATCCCTGTGCAAAAAATGttccaatcacagcacaaaccaattacactaacttaTGCCCTTGTCAGCGCAACCCAAgccagaccacgtggaggtcagGGCATATACTGGCTCAAAAAATTGGTTGAGACATGCTCAACCTGGAGCCCTCGCTCCGGTGGTATTTGAACGTTATGTACCTGCTTGATGTCTTCAGCATAGGTCTCTTTGAGAAATTGATGCATCACTAGCTGCTGCAGCCACCAAAACGGTCTACTTTGTCcagtttgttgctgtgtgatACATATTATCTACCTACCTTTTAGTGCATTATTGTAGTGTTTTGTCTGCTTAGTCGTTAGTCATTAATGTTTATGTAATTGACCATGTGTGCATGATCAAAAGCGGTGTCTTGAATGTTCAGTTGGGCTGAACTTACAGCCATGCAAAGCCACAGTCTGAGATGTCATGGAGTGCTTGCACACTCCTATTAACAATCAACCTCTTCTAAGCTAACCTTGGTTCAGTCGCTGTTGGCCATGAATGCCTGCAGTGAATATAAAGATGATCATCTTGTCGACCGCACTTCCTGGTACACTACGTTTTTCGTTTTTCCTTCTTTTGACAAGAAAGTTAGTCCATGTTTGGAGGCAACTCTAGAAATGCCAACATAAAGCTGTCCATGGCTAAAGGATGGCTCATGTAGATCTAGCCCTGCCACACCTAAGGTCTGCCCTTGTGCCTTGTAAATAGTCATAGTAAAGCAGACGGCGGccaatcgttcttgtctggctagctcatcttccgctgcaGGCGCTGGAAGCAGTTCTGTTGCGGTCGGCGGccaatcgttcttgtctggctaCAGTGTGTACATCTACGCGAGTTCTAGCAGTGGTATTACG of the Corticium candelabrum chromosome 2, ooCorCand1.1, whole genome shotgun sequence genome contains:
- the LOC134176390 gene encoding uncharacterized protein LOC134176390, translating into MVVILAYLDDVFLCGPSDLCQRAFKDLQCSFTQLGLSVCPSKCQAYSRVIPASWPDDIPFTSSGITVLGSPIGDCDYVQNYCLSTALSGAELCNKLQSLNDPQSAMLILRQCHSTRLNHLGRTVQHTWLTEGARAHDDLTQRTFCSILGIMADPSLYWKQCCLSIKSGGFGLTMLEDISPAAFLAAWSNTFQQLPKRFLTFSSYSPSFLGKVLTNLPLGHQLTDSHKKLLSILESGCDYAHLSLEDLLTEPDKLQHRLTSAINQGREATLLALSIDDQCSARLRSVAGKEAGAWLHAIPSDDELAIETREYRLAAYLRLGLPIFGQWAVTCDCGATVDEGAYHLLTCKRHGGPIWQHDFIVSAWCRCLNSADVLHKKEVRNLYVDSLGRPDIVTFDSGSLTNAEIDVSLAHPYNKEVVSSSAKVTGHASLVREQHKKEKYKQFHHPGGQRPDVIPLVHEHFGRWGKEAINFLKSLGDRSKDEYGQYNKKDFMSVSRRRISVALQKGNAKVILRKLDRLNYAFSSLDLAFTDVQSYVH